From one Lycium barbarum isolate Lr01 chromosome 6, ASM1917538v2, whole genome shotgun sequence genomic stretch:
- the LOC132598541 gene encoding uncharacterized protein LOC132598541, which translates to MPTYTAIAFENLLEPRKSSYAKQQQLINERNEVAAANHIYISPALYITPEPAPIPETSSGSLSPSPYVVNHKRRGGAAFANRKLDEQVNNDNTDLDLNLKEEELLASFEEEEEDEGFLDPRCDVFSVASVNDCRSIVSAQGEFFDADEDFTLEGSSLNGSASGANIELELRATRLKLLEEIERRNSAEDALNMMRCQWQNISNVLSGLGLTLPSPSDVIGGMQFDNASIEQLSQEVIVTRFVAEAIGKGQARAEAELAAESILESKNQEISRLRDRLRYYEAVNHEMSQRNQEIIDVARKQRQRKRTQRKWLWGCIGLSAAIGVSVVAYNYLPQTSKHQPIANSSESTGAGTHETA; encoded by the exons ATGCCGACTTATACAGCAATAGCCTTCGAGAATCTTCTGGAACCTCGTAAATCCTCCTACGCAAAGCAACAACAGCTAATAAACGAGAGAAATGAAGTTGCAGCGGCGAACCACATATATATATCACCGGCGTTGTACATAACACCTGAGCCAGCTCCGATTCCAGAAACTTCTTCTGGTTCCCTCTCTCCTTCTCCTTATGTAGTCAACCACAAGCGACGTGGCGGTGCCGCCTTTGCCAACCGGAAACTTGATGAGCAAGTTAACAATGACAACACTGATTTAGATTTGAATTTGAAAGAGGAGGAGTTATTAGCTtcatttgaagaagaagaagaagatgagggATTTTTGGATCCGAGATGTGATGTGTTTAGCGTTGCAAGTGTTAATGATTGCCGTAGCATTGTGTCTGCTCAAGGCGAATTCTTTGATGCCGATGAAG ATTTCACCTTGGAAGGATCATCTCTTAATGGATCTGCATCTGGCGCTAATATTGAATTGGAACTGCGTGCCACAAGGCTTAAACTCCTTGAGGAAATTGAAAGGAGAAATTCTGCCGAGGATGCTCTTAATATGATGCGATGTCAGTGGCAGAATATCAGTAATGTTCTATCTGGGTTAGGGTTAACACTTCCTTCACCTTCAGATGTCATTGGTGGTATGCAGTTTGATAATGCTTCAATTGAGCAGCTCTCTCAGGAAGTAATTGTCACAAGATTTGTTGCTGAAGCAATAGGAAAAGGTCAAGCTCGTGCAGAAGCTGAACTAGCTGCAGAGTCAATACTTGAATCAAAAAACCAGGAGATTTCAAGGTTGAGAGACAGGCTCCGATACTACGAGGCTGTAAATCATGAGATGTCCCAGAGAAATCAGGAAATCATTG ATGTTGCTCGGAAGCAGCGACAGAGGAAAAGAACCCAGAGGAAGTGGCTATGGGGTTGTATAGGGCTCTCTGCTGCCATTGGCGTTTCAGTGGTTGCTTATAATTACCTGCCACAAACAAGTAAACATCAACCAATTGCAAACTCCAGTGAATCGACAGGTGCTGGCACTCACGAAACTGCCTAA